A part of Gramella sp. MAR_2010_147 genomic DNA contains:
- a CDS encoding RagB/SusD family nutrient uptake outer membrane protein gives MKLKNIIHLLLFSLFIVSCDEDFVEDVEIVDPTAEERGEFNVPVDFVNGIYGRHTDFAYAFSYLGLTEITSDNADKGSAPTDTGTDKHLLDGLTHTTSTPSVRAMWTQWYKTVGRATLSIEFTEEFYSQNPDPDNIQNRLIGEAKFLRALNYFWLVRSFGPVPLQHVSLVDRAPVEEVYAYIEQDLTDAIQLLPAKSQYPAADLGRATSGAAQALLAKVYLYQEKWQAAADAANNVITSGEYGLEDDYATLWRESTENGVESIFELQGRGEIPAHGIQQYSSTQGARGPSGWGWGFNTPTEDLVNAFDSEEDEVRKNATIVFAGETLWDGRVVDPAVENPRYNEKAYSSANAGAGDGDKNIRVLRYAEILLIYAEALNELGQTATATDFLNMVRERVDIAPKTGLSQEALRQAIWKERRLELAFEHDRWFDLIRTGQAAQQMTEHGKPFQTGKHELFPIPNDQLIQTPEMEQNPGW, from the coding sequence ATGAAACTAAAAAATATAATTCATTTACTCCTGTTTTCGCTTTTCATCGTTTCCTGTGATGAAGACTTCGTGGAGGATGTAGAGATCGTAGATCCTACTGCTGAAGAAAGAGGAGAATTTAATGTACCGGTAGATTTCGTGAACGGAATATATGGTAGACATACAGATTTTGCCTATGCATTCTCTTATTTAGGTCTGACTGAAATTACTTCAGATAATGCAGATAAAGGAAGTGCGCCAACAGATACCGGTACAGATAAACACTTATTAGATGGTTTAACCCATACCACTTCAACACCATCTGTTAGAGCTATGTGGACGCAATGGTATAAAACAGTAGGTAGAGCAACGCTTTCTATAGAATTTACCGAAGAGTTTTATTCTCAAAATCCAGATCCAGATAACATTCAGAATAGACTTATAGGAGAAGCGAAATTTTTAAGAGCCTTAAATTATTTCTGGTTGGTAAGATCTTTTGGACCTGTTCCATTACAACACGTAAGTCTAGTGGATAGAGCTCCTGTTGAAGAGGTTTATGCTTATATAGAACAGGACCTTACTGATGCTATTCAACTTTTGCCAGCTAAAAGTCAGTATCCTGCTGCAGACCTTGGGAGAGCAACAAGTGGAGCTGCACAGGCTTTATTAGCTAAAGTATATTTATATCAGGAAAAGTGGCAGGCTGCAGCCGATGCGGCGAATAATGTTATCACTTCAGGGGAATATGGACTTGAAGATGATTATGCAACGCTCTGGAGAGAATCAACAGAAAATGGTGTAGAATCAATTTTTGAATTACAGGGTAGAGGAGAGATCCCGGCACATGGAATTCAACAATACTCTTCAACCCAGGGTGCTCGTGGACCTAGTGGATGGGGCTGGGGATTTAATACTCCTACTGAAGATTTAGTAAATGCGTTCGATTCAGAAGAAGATGAGGTTAGAAAAAATGCAACGATCGTTTTCGCTGGTGAAACACTTTGGGATGGAAGAGTAGTAGATCCTGCTGTAGAGAATCCAAGGTATAATGAAAAAGCATATTCAAGTGCAAATGCAGGAGCTGGTGACGGTGATAAAAATATAAGGGTACTTAGATATGCTGAAATTCTTCTGATTTATGCTGAAGCTCTTAATGAACTGGGGCAAACAGCTACAGCGACAGATTTTCTTAATATGGTTCGTGAACGTGTTGATATTGCTCCAAAAACAGGATTAAGTCAGGAAGCTTTGAGACAGGCTATTTGGAAAGAACGTCGTCTGGAACTTGCTTTTGAACATGATCGTTGGTTTGACCTAATTAGAACGGGGCAGGCAGCACAGCAAATGACAGAGCATGGGAAGCCATTTCAAACCGGTAAACATGAGTTATTCCCAATTCCAAATGATCAATTGATTCAAACTCCAGAAATGGAACAGAATCCAGGCTGGTAA
- a CDS encoding LuxR C-terminal-related transcriptional regulator encodes MTAQTYVQEKKISSQLPDIVSIANKLYLFTRTCSTYTKLFTRSILGASQNWDIALDEKGVIYSANNQGLLVFDGLSWELFPLESQSIIRSVYPHKDRVYTGSYQEFGYWERTENGSMSYTSLSPLMDDFNLQSDEFWEIISIGDVVYFRSFGAVYKYENNKISKVEEVVSTALGVFKNELILAQRKRGLLVFDGEKKTSPLEGDLSLIENINVIDLMSKGDTLFIAEKEALYIYENKEIRRFGNSELNKILQESELNHIISVSDDEIVLGTIKNGIIQYNLTSGKLQILNRSSGLQNNTILGLAYSRGRLWLALDKGVDMIDLKTPITFYTDNTGELGAVYDIQRYRGSYYLASNTGVYSFLDGKLELIDNAEDHTWNLEVIDGILYANHNTGIYKIVDDQFISIESRTGSFSIKKVIGQEGTLLIANYTGISLYDRERNNIRELESINFPVKEFIQQDNSTIWAAHPYEGIYKITHDNFENLSINKVPALGGKANFNPKLYELNKQIIIYVNEKWFKYNPFKNDFENFNELNKYNDSQLIFEDKAEYVFANSEEGSIKITDLKEKEYTVPSRRLNNRLVRSNENFIKENDSIFYITLNDGFARLNLNRLKEEETNQWVSKPYIKEFSDDQQRYSLTGSPIIPFKNSRNILLRAAMPFSDATELQYDLEGEEVLRGSFEDGIINLRNLKHGEYKLRLTAKGNNKNMMTTEELSFSIAPPWYLSGLMKTIYVLLFIGIILFIYWLNKQKLKKHQLQLEEKFEKEHSERLNRIEKERLMNEIDLKRKELANTTMMAAKKNEVLMEIQGELNKDRSKFSNQFRLKHIMNKINSAVKSKDEWKVFETNFNEVHEDFFKDVLDRYPKLTSKDLKLCSYLKMNLSSKEIAPLMGISVRGVEVHRYRLRKKMKLEGDVNLTKFLIKNF; translated from the coding sequence ATGACTGCACAAACCTATGTACAGGAAAAAAAAATATCTTCTCAATTACCTGATATTGTTAGCATTGCTAATAAATTATACTTATTCACAAGAACTTGTTCCACCTATACAAAATTATTCACCCGCTCAATACTCGGGGCTAGCCAGAACTGGGATATTGCTCTGGATGAAAAGGGAGTGATTTATAGTGCCAACAATCAAGGCTTGTTGGTTTTTGATGGTCTGAGCTGGGAACTATTTCCTTTAGAAAGTCAATCTATCATCAGGTCTGTTTATCCTCACAAGGATCGGGTTTACACTGGTTCTTATCAGGAATTTGGTTACTGGGAGCGAACAGAAAATGGAAGTATGAGCTACACTTCCCTTAGTCCCCTGATGGATGATTTCAATTTACAGAGTGATGAATTCTGGGAAATAATTTCAATAGGTGATGTGGTCTATTTCAGATCCTTTGGTGCTGTTTATAAATATGAAAATAATAAAATTAGCAAGGTAGAAGAGGTGGTTTCAACAGCTCTTGGAGTATTCAAAAATGAACTGATACTTGCACAAAGAAAAAGAGGTTTACTGGTTTTTGATGGAGAGAAGAAAACCAGCCCCTTAGAGGGTGATCTTAGCCTTATTGAAAATATTAATGTTATTGACCTCATGTCTAAAGGAGACACCCTTTTCATCGCAGAAAAAGAGGCCTTGTATATTTATGAGAATAAAGAAATTAGAAGATTTGGAAATAGTGAGCTGAATAAAATATTACAGGAATCAGAACTCAATCATATCATTTCTGTTTCAGATGATGAAATAGTCCTGGGAACTATTAAAAATGGGATCATTCAATATAATCTTACTAGTGGAAAGCTTCAGATCCTTAACCGAAGTTCAGGTCTACAGAATAATACCATTCTGGGATTAGCTTATTCCAGGGGTAGACTCTGGCTGGCACTAGATAAAGGGGTGGATATGATAGATCTGAAAACTCCCATTACATTTTACACCGATAATACAGGAGAATTAGGTGCGGTCTACGATATACAGAGATATCGTGGGAGTTATTATCTGGCAAGTAATACAGGGGTTTATAGTTTTTTGGATGGAAAATTAGAACTTATTGATAATGCTGAAGATCATACCTGGAATTTGGAGGTAATAGATGGTATTTTATATGCGAATCATAATACTGGTATTTATAAAATTGTAGATGATCAATTTATTTCCATTGAGTCCAGGACCGGAAGTTTTAGCATTAAAAAAGTAATCGGACAGGAGGGCACATTACTTATCGCTAATTATACTGGCATTAGTTTGTATGATAGAGAGCGTAATAATATTCGCGAATTGGAGTCCATTAATTTCCCGGTAAAAGAATTCATTCAGCAAGATAATTCAACCATATGGGCGGCACATCCTTATGAAGGTATTTACAAGATTACACACGATAATTTTGAAAATTTGAGTATTAATAAAGTCCCTGCCTTAGGAGGGAAAGCAAACTTCAACCCTAAACTTTATGAATTAAATAAACAAATTATCATTTATGTAAATGAGAAGTGGTTCAAGTACAATCCATTCAAGAATGATTTTGAAAATTTTAATGAACTTAACAAGTATAATGATTCACAACTGATTTTTGAAGATAAAGCCGAGTACGTTTTTGCTAATTCTGAGGAAGGATCTATTAAAATAACAGATCTAAAGGAGAAAGAATATACGGTCCCTTCCCGGAGATTAAACAATAGACTGGTTAGATCTAATGAAAATTTCATCAAAGAAAATGATTCTATATTCTATATTACCTTAAATGATGGATTTGCCAGGTTAAATCTTAATCGGTTAAAAGAAGAGGAAACAAATCAATGGGTGAGCAAACCATATATAAAAGAATTTTCAGATGATCAGCAGCGATATTCATTAACCGGCTCTCCAATTATTCCTTTTAAAAATTCGCGAAATATACTACTTAGAGCCGCAATGCCCTTTTCAGATGCTACAGAATTGCAGTATGACCTGGAGGGAGAAGAAGTTTTGAGGGGATCGTTTGAGGATGGTATCATTAACCTGAGAAATCTTAAGCATGGTGAATATAAATTGAGATTAACGGCAAAGGGGAATAATAAAAATATGATGACCACCGAGGAATTGTCTTTTAGCATCGCTCCTCCCTGGTACTTATCTGGTTTAATGAAAACGATTTACGTGCTTTTATTTATAGGTATAATATTATTTATCTACTGGTTAAATAAGCAAAAGCTAAAAAAGCATCAGTTACAGCTAGAGGAAAAATTTGAGAAAGAGCATTCCGAAAGATTGAATAGAATTGAAAAAGAACGTTTAATGAATGAGATAGATCTCAAGAGAAAGGAATTGGCCAATACCACTATGATGGCCGCCAAGAAGAATGAGGTATTAATGGAAATTCAGGGAGAGCTCAATAAGGATAGGAGTAAATTTTCAAATCAGTTTCGGTTAAAACATATCATGAATAAGATTAATAGTGCGGTAAAAAGTAAAGATGAATGGAAGGTATTTGAAACAAATTTTAATGAAGTTCATGAAGACTTTTTTAAAGATGTACTGGACCGTTACCCAAAACTCACCAGTAAAGATTTGAAACTCTGCTCATATCTTAAAATGAATTTAAGCTCAAAAGAAATTGCTCCTTTAATGGGGATATCTGTGCGTGGTGTAGAGGTTCATAGATATAGATTAAGAAAAAAAATGAAGCTTGAAGGTGATGTGAATTTGACAAAATTTTTAATAAAGAACTTTTAG
- a CDS encoding SusC/RagA family TonB-linked outer membrane protein — MKVKLFFACVIFLVFSGLSHAQQTKTISGTVTGADQVPLPGAEVKVNGKEIYDVTDFDGNFTLENVEVGDVFRVTFLGFAPAEFDVTSSASYSVVLQEDAGQLDEVLVVGYGSQSRADITGAIASVKSEDIVKQPALTATQAVQGKVAGVNIIANDAPGSTPTVLVRGLGTAEGGRDPFYVVDGQPVQDIANISPNDIESIEFLKGASYANIYGIRAANGVILITTKRGKGKPSFSFDTYYGIRTVLNQVEMANGSQYIEYFNEESAASGGFQLQQNQPFETDWYEELLQNGTITNNSFSVSGAGENIDYFLSYNFYDEEGILEESNYSRGTIRNNNTYHLFDDRFRITQNLNISYTNESPKPFGAFSNAYRQSPLVPVFYPNGRFGQSYVNQSTGIVNYLGEEGESIGRLNPHGNPVADVFYADNEINTTTLQGQITAELDLTDYLTFTTRFGATQFYYKSYQYNPIRERWLNADPRRTLEQFQEGRIDVDGDGSISTEFANNSYTVRDENFFRWNLEGFLTFEKSFGKHDVDATVGISRENFGGREFVEAQAFDVFEERRFREISRRTANFFDNTASQEFNQSTNLQSYFARAEYNFDQKYYLRAVVRRDGSSNFITGDNYFATFPAFSVGWTITNEEFLNDSDVLNYFKLFAGWGEIGNANVPINIQQVNSGDGSRNTNYVFGPSQSLILGAAFGSPVETLEWETTEELELGFDYGLFDRKLTGTVAYYERTNTNAIIEVTPLLNSAAEGNFLAQAAEVVNEGFEFLANWSDNVNDDLSYNIGVNFSTNENTVQNVREAFDGQTGGSLGNGQITKRLKEGEPLFAWWMYEADGVWQTQDEIDNNASVGNAAPGHLRYVDQNNDGVIDDRDKKYFGSYIPTYNYGVRFGVNYKNFDLSVDGYGVGGNKVYNGLKNTRLGGENITADTFNQRWTGPGSTNSAPGADRDAIASSYYLEDGDFFRINNMTVGYTLADMSIVNSARIYFTVQNAFMFTDYSGFTPELNQNGNPKQTTGIELSAYPTTRTFLVGANFKL, encoded by the coding sequence ATGAAAGTAAAACTATTCTTCGCCTGCGTGATCTTTTTAGTCTTTTCAGGATTATCGCACGCTCAACAAACTAAAACCATTAGCGGTACCGTAACAGGTGCCGATCAGGTTCCTTTGCCGGGAGCAGAAGTTAAAGTGAACGGTAAGGAGATTTATGATGTGACAGATTTTGACGGAAATTTCACTTTAGAAAATGTTGAAGTTGGTGATGTCTTTAGGGTAACCTTCTTAGGATTCGCTCCTGCAGAATTTGACGTTACCAGTAGTGCTAGTTATTCTGTAGTTCTACAGGAAGATGCTGGCCAATTGGATGAAGTGCTAGTAGTAGGATACGGTAGTCAAAGCCGTGCCGATATAACTGGTGCGATCGCATCGGTAAAATCAGAAGATATTGTAAAACAGCCTGCTTTAACCGCTACACAAGCCGTTCAGGGTAAAGTTGCTGGTGTAAATATTATAGCAAATGATGCGCCTGGATCAACACCAACCGTATTGGTTAGAGGTCTTGGAACTGCTGAAGGTGGTAGAGACCCTTTTTATGTAGTAGATGGTCAACCTGTTCAGGATATTGCTAATATTAGTCCTAACGATATAGAATCTATAGAATTTTTAAAGGGTGCATCTTATGCCAACATTTATGGTATTAGAGCCGCGAATGGAGTTATCTTAATTACTACTAAAAGAGGTAAGGGGAAACCATCTTTCAGTTTTGATACTTATTATGGTATACGTACTGTTTTAAATCAGGTTGAAATGGCTAACGGTTCTCAATATATAGAGTATTTTAACGAAGAGAGTGCAGCATCGGGAGGCTTTCAGCTTCAGCAAAATCAACCATTTGAAACTGACTGGTATGAAGAGCTTTTACAAAACGGTACTATTACCAATAACAGTTTTTCAGTTTCAGGAGCAGGTGAAAATATAGACTACTTTTTAAGCTACAACTTTTATGATGAAGAAGGAATCCTGGAAGAGAGCAATTATAGTAGAGGTACCATAAGAAATAATAATACTTATCATCTATTTGATGATAGATTTAGAATAACTCAGAACTTGAATATCAGTTATACAAATGAGTCACCTAAACCATTTGGAGCATTTAGCAATGCCTACAGGCAATCACCTTTAGTTCCTGTTTTTTATCCTAATGGAAGATTTGGACAATCTTACGTGAATCAGTCTACAGGGATTGTAAATTATTTGGGAGAGGAAGGTGAATCTATTGGTAGATTGAATCCTCACGGAAATCCGGTTGCAGATGTCTTTTATGCTGATAATGAAATTAACACTACAACACTCCAGGGACAGATTACGGCTGAATTAGATCTAACAGATTATTTGACCTTTACAACAAGGTTTGGAGCTACTCAATTTTATTATAAGAGTTATCAATACAATCCTATTAGAGAAAGATGGCTAAATGCCGATCCAAGAAGAACCTTAGAGCAATTTCAGGAAGGAAGAATTGATGTGGATGGAGATGGCTCCATATCTACAGAATTTGCAAATAACTCATATACAGTTCGTGATGAAAATTTCTTCCGATGGAATTTGGAAGGCTTTCTAACATTTGAAAAATCATTTGGAAAGCATGATGTAGATGCAACTGTAGGTATAAGCCGCGAAAATTTTGGAGGTAGAGAATTTGTGGAAGCCCAGGCTTTTGATGTGTTTGAAGAAAGACGTTTCCGGGAAATAAGCAGAAGAACGGCAAATTTCTTTGACAATACTGCGAGTCAGGAATTTAATCAATCTACCAATCTACAATCTTATTTTGCCAGGGCCGAATATAATTTCGACCAGAAGTATTATCTGAGAGCCGTGGTAAGACGTGATGGTTCCAGTAACTTTATTACAGGAGATAACTATTTTGCTACTTTTCCGGCCTTTAGTGTGGGGTGGACCATTACAAATGAAGAATTCTTAAATGATAGTGACGTACTTAATTACTTTAAATTATTCGCCGGATGGGGTGAAATAGGAAACGCCAATGTACCTATAAATATTCAGCAGGTAAATTCTGGTGATGGAAGTAGGAATACAAATTATGTATTTGGACCGTCCCAATCTCTAATATTAGGTGCTGCTTTTGGTAGCCCGGTAGAAACTTTAGAATGGGAAACCACGGAAGAACTGGAACTAGGTTTTGATTATGGTCTTTTTGATAGAAAGTTAACAGGAACTGTGGCGTACTATGAGAGAACAAATACAAACGCTATTATTGAAGTAACTCCGCTTTTAAACTCTGCAGCAGAAGGTAACTTCCTTGCTCAGGCAGCTGAAGTAGTTAACGAAGGATTTGAATTTCTTGCTAACTGGAGTGATAATGTAAATGATGATCTTAGTTATAATATAGGAGTGAATTTTTCTACTAATGAAAACACGGTTCAAAATGTACGTGAAGCATTTGACGGTCAAACAGGTGGTAGCTTAGGAAATGGGCAGATCACCAAAAGACTTAAAGAAGGAGAGCCATTATTTGCATGGTGGATGTATGAGGCTGATGGCGTATGGCAGACTCAGGATGAGATAGATAATAATGCATCTGTGGGTAACGCCGCTCCGGGACATCTACGTTATGTAGATCAAAATAATGACGGAGTTATTGACGATAGAGACAAGAAATATTTTGGATCTTATATTCCTACTTATAATTATGGAGTAAGATTTGGAGTGAATTATAAGAATTTCGATTTAAGCGTTGATGGTTATGGTGTAGGAGGTAATAAGGTGTACAATGGGCTTAAGAATACCAGATTAGGAGGAGAAAATATCACTGCAGATACTTTTAATCAAAGATGGACAGGACCAGGGTCTACCAATTCAGCTCCTGGAGCAGATAGGGATGCTATTGCCTCTTCATATTATCTGGAAGATGGAGATTTTTTCAGAATAAATAACATGACGGTTGGATACACTTTAGCAGATATGTCTATTGTTAACAGTGCAAGAATCTATTTTACTGTACAAAACGCTTTTATGTTCACTGATTACTCAGGATTTACTCCAGAATTAAATCAGAATGGAAACCCGAAACAGACAACGGGTATAGAGCTTTCTGCTTACCCGACCACTCGTACATTTCTTGTAGGAGCGAACTTTAAATTGTAA
- a CDS encoding glucoamylase family protein: MINRYLLILFGIFLLTSCKNDQKDSKNTDARKSSEKEQISEEALLDTVQKQTLKYFWDYAEPNSGMARERFHPDGDYPKDDAHVVTTGGSGFGLMAIVAGVERDFISRDSAVARLDKIADFLDSTPRFHGAWSHWLNGETGEVQAFGEKDNGGDIVETSFLAQGFLVVREYLKNGSEEEKAVAAKYDKLWKGIEWNWYTNNKNGIYWHWSPVYEWEMDFKIEGYNECLITYVLAASSPDHAIALEVYHNGWARGGNITTNTKAYGLPLILKHNTRGDKAGPLFWAHYSYLGLNPKGLSDKYANYWDLNVNHTLINYEYAQENPKNFKTYSPESWGLTASYTRNGDDGIGYTAHSPDTDKGVVSPTAAISSIPYTPQKSLAAMRYFYTDLNDLVWGPAGFYDAFSLEGEEWVAPRYLAIDQGPMIVMIENYRSGLIWDLFMGAPEVQKGLENLGFTYEK, from the coding sequence ATGATAAATAGATATTTATTAATACTATTTGGAATTTTTCTACTTACATCCTGTAAGAATGATCAGAAAGATTCTAAAAATACCGATGCCAGAAAGTCTTCTGAAAAAGAACAAATTTCAGAAGAAGCTTTATTGGACACCGTTCAAAAACAAACATTAAAATATTTCTGGGACTACGCTGAACCAAATAGTGGAATGGCCAGGGAAAGATTTCATCCCGATGGTGATTATCCAAAAGATGATGCCCATGTAGTGACTACAGGAGGTTCAGGATTTGGTCTCATGGCAATTGTCGCTGGAGTGGAGAGAGATTTTATCTCTAGAGATTCTGCAGTAGCGAGGTTAGATAAAATTGCAGATTTTCTGGATTCTACACCAAGATTTCATGGTGCATGGTCCCACTGGCTTAATGGTGAAACGGGAGAAGTTCAGGCATTCGGAGAAAAAGATAATGGTGGCGACATTGTAGAAACCTCCTTTTTAGCACAGGGATTTCTCGTGGTTAGAGAATATCTGAAAAATGGTTCAGAAGAGGAAAAAGCAGTCGCAGCTAAGTATGATAAACTATGGAAAGGTATAGAATGGAATTGGTATACAAATAATAAAAATGGTATTTACTGGCACTGGTCACCTGTTTATGAATGGGAAATGGATTTTAAGATAGAAGGCTATAATGAATGTCTAATTACTTATGTACTGGCAGCATCTTCTCCAGATCACGCTATCGCTCTTGAAGTTTATCATAATGGATGGGCCCGTGGTGGAAATATCACTACAAATACAAAAGCTTATGGTTTACCTTTAATATTGAAACATAATACCCGGGGAGATAAAGCTGGGCCACTTTTCTGGGCTCATTATTCCTATTTAGGCTTAAACCCGAAGGGCTTATCAGATAAATATGCGAATTACTGGGATCTTAATGTAAATCATACGCTGATTAACTATGAATATGCGCAAGAGAATCCAAAGAACTTTAAAACCTATAGTCCAGAATCATGGGGTCTAACCGCCAGTTATACCCGAAATGGAGATGATGGAATTGGATATACCGCGCATTCTCCAGACACCGATAAAGGTGTCGTGTCTCCAACTGCCGCTATAAGCTCTATCCCTTATACTCCTCAAAAATCTTTAGCGGCCATGAGGTACTTCTATACAGATCTAAACGATCTTGTTTGGGGACCTGCCGGATTTTACGATGCGTTTAGCCTGGAAGGTGAAGAATGGGTTGCGCCAAGATACCTTGCCATAGATCAGGGACCAATGATAGTAATGATAGAAAACTATCGTTCTGGGCTTATCTGGGATCTATTTATGGGTGCCCCGGAAGTACAAAAAGGACTCGAAAACTTAGGATTTACATATGAAAAATAG
- a CDS encoding prolyl oligopeptidase family serine peptidase yields the protein MPLTLEAQTKGDFKKEHFISENDTLNYRILYPDNFSEEENYPVVLVLHGAGERGDDNEAQLVHGSDLFLKAEIRKEFPAIVIFPQAPKDDYWAKVEVKRDTVPFQFDFKNKEKPTASLNLVMKLMDSLVAKKFVNDKKVYVGGLSMGGMGTYEILYKKPEMFAAAFAICGGANPEIASEYQQGLNIWIFHGEKDDIVPPGLSKDMARVINHHGGNAKLSLYPNDNHNSWDSAFSEPHLLPWLFSNQKQ from the coding sequence TTGCCTCTAACATTAGAGGCTCAGACAAAAGGAGATTTTAAAAAGGAACATTTCATTTCTGAAAATGATACGCTGAATTATAGAATTCTTTATCCAGATAATTTTTCTGAAGAAGAAAACTACCCGGTTGTACTTGTTTTGCATGGAGCAGGAGAAAGAGGAGATGATAATGAAGCTCAGCTGGTTCATGGCAGTGATCTTTTTCTGAAAGCAGAAATTCGTAAAGAATTTCCAGCGATCGTAATTTTTCCGCAAGCACCTAAAGATGATTATTGGGCCAAAGTGGAGGTGAAAAGAGATACCGTACCCTTCCAATTCGATTTTAAAAATAAAGAAAAACCTACTGCGTCTTTAAATCTTGTAATGAAATTAATGGATTCGCTGGTCGCTAAGAAATTTGTTAATGATAAAAAGGTTTATGTAGGAGGACTTTCTATGGGAGGTATGGGAACTTACGAGATCCTATATAAAAAACCTGAAATGTTTGCGGCAGCATTTGCCATATGTGGCGGGGCCAATCCAGAGATCGCTTCAGAATATCAGCAAGGGTTAAATATCTGGATCTTTCATGGTGAAAAAGACGATATAGTGCCTCCTGGTCTATCAAAAGATATGGCAAGAGTTATAAATCATCATGGAGGTAACGCAAAACTGTCTCTATACCCTAATGATAATCACAATAGCTGGGATTCAGCATTTTCTGAACCTCACTTGTTGCCATGGTTGTTCTCAAATCAAAAGCAATAA
- a CDS encoding glucoamylase family protein: MIAQLRTLSLLLFLLAIVGCSSDSGTEVVPEQPEPETEKPEVEEPEEVVSLSDTELLDLVQEQTFKYFWDFAESNSGMARERSQDDAYGGQGSDIVTTGGTGFGLASFPTAVERGWISREEATTRLNKILDFLETVPTYHGAFSHWYLGSTAQTRPFSDLDNGGDLVETAFLMQGLLICREYFEDENIDSRITQIFENIEWDWYTQGENVLYWHWSPNNQFAINLKIKGWNEALIVYVLAASSPTYPISKDVYIQGWASNGNIITSRSHYSINMPLGPSYGGPLFFSHYSFIGLDPRNLQDEYANYWQQNEAHSLINYNYCVDNPKNFKGYGSNSWGLTASDSRTGYAAHSPTNDLGVITPTAALSSFPYTPEESMAAMRYFYEEQGDILWGDLGFYDAFSEEYNWVADGYLAIDQGPIVAMIENYRTQLPWNLFMASPEIKNGLEKLGFSY, from the coding sequence ATGATAGCACAGCTCAGGACATTAAGTTTATTACTGTTTTTATTAGCTATAGTAGGTTGTAGTAGTGATTCGGGTACCGAAGTGGTGCCCGAACAACCTGAGCCTGAAACTGAGAAACCAGAAGTAGAAGAGCCTGAAGAAGTAGTTTCTCTTTCTGATACAGAGTTACTAGACCTGGTTCAGGAGCAAACCTTTAAATATTTCTGGGATTTTGCGGAGTCTAACAGTGGAATGGCGAGAGAAAGGTCACAAGATGATGCCTATGGAGGTCAGGGTTCAGATATTGTTACCACTGGAGGAACAGGTTTTGGCCTGGCATCATTCCCAACGGCTGTTGAACGTGGCTGGATTAGCCGTGAAGAAGCTACCACTCGATTAAATAAAATCCTGGATTTTCTGGAAACCGTACCAACCTACCATGGAGCCTTTTCTCACTGGTATTTAGGAAGTACTGCTCAAACCAGACCTTTTAGTGACCTGGATAATGGAGGGGATCTTGTAGAAACAGCATTCCTAATGCAGGGATTACTTATATGTAGGGAATACTTTGAAGATGAGAATATAGATTCCAGAATTACTCAAATATTTGAAAATATAGAATGGGATTGGTATACTCAGGGCGAAAATGTGCTTTACTGGCACTGGTCTCCAAATAATCAATTTGCCATTAATTTAAAGATCAAAGGATGGAATGAAGCTTTGATTGTATATGTGCTTGCAGCTTCATCTCCTACCTATCCAATTTCAAAGGATGTATATATTCAGGGCTGGGCATCTAATGGAAATATTATAACCAGTAGATCTCATTACAGCATAAATATGCCTTTAGGTCCATCTTATGGAGGACCATTATTTTTTAGTCATTATTCATTTATAGGATTAGATCCTAGAAATTTGCAAGACGAGTATGCGAATTACTGGCAACAAAATGAAGCTCATAGTTTGATAAACTATAATTACTGTGTAGATAATCCAAAGAATTTTAAGGGATACGGGTCTAATTCCTGGGGTTTGACCGCTTCTGATAGTAGAACAGGATATGCGGCACATAGCCCTACCAATGATTTAGGAGTGATAACTCCCACCGCCGCATTATCCTCTTTTCCTTATACGCCTGAAGAGTCTATGGCAGCGATGCGATATTTTTATGAAGAACAGGGTGATATTCTGTGGGGAGACCTGGGATTTTATGATGCTTTTTCAGAGGAATATAACTGGGTTGCCGATGGCTATCTGGCAATAGACCAGGGACCAATCGTCGCCATGATAGAGAATTATCGAACTCAACTTCCATGGAATCTTTTTATGGCCAGTCCCGAAATTAAAAACGGCCTCGAAAAACTGGGGTTCTCTTATTAG